Proteins encoded in a region of the Streptomyces sp. PCS3-D2 genome:
- the thrC gene encoding threonine synthase, translating to MRRKGLAIMAAQTVATSVDLGPATGLSCRECGTRFALDPIFACAECFGPLEVAYELPTGDPEALRAAIEAGPNNIWRYAPLLPVPADVASKPSLNPGFTKLVDAANLAKELGVTGKLYVKDDSGNPTHSFKDRVVAIAVEAARAFGFTTLSCSSTGNLAGAVGAAAARAGFRSCVFIPHDLEQGKVVMAGVYGGDLVGIEGNYDDVNRFCSELIGDPLGEGWGFVNVNLRPYYGEGSKTLAYEICEQLGWQLPDQIVIPIASGSQLTKIDKGLQELVRLGLVEDKPYKIFGAQAEGCSPVSTAFKAGHDVVRPQKPNTIAKSLAIGNPADGPYVLDIARRTGGFVEDVTDEQVVEAIKILAQTEGIFAETAGGVTVGVTKKLIENGQLDPALTTVVLNTGDGLKTLEAVAADSGQTATIRPSLDAFRAAGLA from the coding sequence ATGAGGAGAAAGGGCCTCGCCATCATGGCTGCACAGACTGTCGCCACCTCTGTCGATCTCGGACCTGCCACCGGCCTTTCCTGTCGTGAGTGCGGTACCCGCTTCGCACTCGATCCCATCTTCGCGTGCGCCGAGTGCTTCGGACCTCTGGAAGTCGCCTACGAGCTGCCGACCGGCGACCCCGAGGCCCTGCGCGCCGCGATCGAGGCCGGCCCGAACAACATCTGGCGCTACGCGCCGCTGCTGCCGGTCCCCGCCGACGTGGCCTCCAAGCCCAGCCTGAACCCCGGCTTCACCAAGCTGGTCGACGCGGCCAACCTGGCCAAGGAGTTGGGCGTCACCGGCAAGCTGTACGTCAAGGACGACTCCGGCAACCCGACGCACTCCTTCAAGGACCGCGTCGTGGCCATCGCCGTCGAGGCCGCCCGCGCCTTCGGCTTCACCACCCTGTCGTGTTCTTCCACCGGCAACCTGGCCGGCGCCGTCGGCGCCGCGGCCGCCCGGGCCGGCTTCCGCTCCTGCGTGTTCATCCCGCACGACCTGGAGCAGGGCAAGGTCGTCATGGCCGGTGTGTACGGCGGCGACCTGGTCGGCATCGAGGGCAACTACGACGACGTCAACCGCTTCTGCTCCGAGCTCATCGGCGACCCGCTGGGCGAGGGCTGGGGCTTCGTCAACGTCAACCTCCGCCCGTACTACGGCGAGGGCTCCAAGACCCTGGCGTATGAGATCTGCGAGCAGCTCGGCTGGCAGCTGCCCGACCAGATCGTCATCCCGATCGCGTCCGGCTCGCAGCTGACGAAGATCGACAAGGGGCTGCAGGAGCTCGTCAGGCTGGGTCTCGTCGAGGACAAGCCGTACAAGATCTTCGGCGCTCAGGCCGAGGGCTGCTCCCCGGTCTCGACCGCCTTCAAGGCCGGTCACGACGTGGTCCGCCCGCAGAAGCCGAACACCATCGCCAAGTCCCTCGCGATCGGCAACCCGGCCGACGGCCCGTACGTCCTGGACATCGCGCGCCGCACCGGCGGCTTCGTGGAGGACGTGACCGACGAGCAGGTCGTCGAGGCCATCAAGATCCTCGCGCAGACCGAGGGCATCTTCGCCGAGACCGCGGGCGGCGTGACCGTCGGCGTGACGAAGAAGCTCATCGAGAACGGGCAGCTGGACCCGGCGCTGACCACCGTCGTCCTCAACACCGGCGACGGCCTCAAGACCCTGGAGGCGGTGGCCGCGGACAGCGGGCAGACCGCCACCATCCGCCCCAGCCTGGACGCGTTCCGCGCCGCCGGCCTGGCCTGA
- a CDS encoding trehalose-6-phosphate synthase, which translates to MASQVLVAANRGPLSYALSDDGTLSARRGGGGLVSGLSAALAEQPGALWICAALSEPDREAVRRGVAEPGVRMLDIDPTVYDDAYNGIANSVLWFTHHHLYDVPREPVFDAEFRRRWGGYVAYNEAFARALAEEAAQGARVLVQDYHLALVPGRLRELRPDLRIAHFTHTPWASREFLDMLPADVREELVRGMLGADVVGFHTRVWADAFADAAHADAERRVAVFPLGVDADELRALAQRPEVDAKLAELRAEVAGRRTIARVDRTELSKNILRGLLAYRELLTVRPEWRGRVVHLASAYPSRQDLRVYRDYTTAVSELAAEINTEFGTEDWQPVLVSVKDDFARSLAVYRMADVALVNPVRDGMNLVAKEIPVVSEAGCAVVLSTGAGAYEELREDALTVNPYDVSATAEALHAALSLPDAERAERTERLAAAATALPPSAWFKAQLAALD; encoded by the coding sequence ATGGCTTCTCAGGTACTCGTCGCGGCCAACCGCGGCCCGCTCTCCTACGCCCTCTCCGACGACGGCACGCTCAGCGCCCGGCGCGGCGGGGGCGGACTCGTCTCCGGTCTCTCGGCGGCCCTCGCGGAGCAGCCGGGGGCGCTGTGGATCTGCGCGGCGTTGTCGGAGCCGGACCGGGAGGCGGTCCGCCGGGGGGTCGCCGAGCCAGGCGTCCGGATGCTGGACATCGATCCCACGGTGTACGACGACGCGTACAACGGCATCGCGAATTCGGTGCTGTGGTTCACCCACCACCACCTCTACGACGTGCCGCGCGAACCGGTCTTCGACGCGGAGTTCCGCCGCCGCTGGGGGGGTTACGTCGCGTACAACGAGGCCTTCGCGCGCGCCCTCGCCGAGGAGGCGGCGCAGGGGGCCCGCGTGCTGGTCCAGGACTACCACCTGGCGCTGGTGCCGGGCCGGTTGCGGGAACTGCGACCGGATCTGCGGATCGCGCACTTCACGCACACGCCGTGGGCCTCGCGGGAGTTCCTGGACATGCTCCCGGCCGACGTCAGGGAGGAGCTGGTGCGGGGGATGCTCGGTGCGGACGTCGTCGGCTTCCACACCCGGGTCTGGGCCGACGCCTTCGCGGACGCCGCGCACGCGGACGCCGAGCGGCGGGTGGCCGTCTTCCCGCTGGGCGTGGACGCGGACGAGCTGCGGGCGCTGGCGCAACGGCCGGAGGTGGACGCGAAGCTGGCGGAGCTGCGGGCGGAGGTCGCGGGACGCAGGACCATCGCCCGGGTGGACCGGACCGAGCTGTCGAAGAACATCCTGCGGGGCCTGCTGGCCTACCGGGAGCTGCTGACGGTCCGCCCCGAATGGCGCGGCCGGGTGGTGCACCTGGCCTCGGCGTACCCGTCGCGGCAGGACCTCAGGGTGTACCGGGACTACACGACGGCCGTCTCGGAGCTGGCGGCGGAGATCAACACGGAGTTCGGTACGGAGGACTGGCAGCCGGTGCTGGTGTCGGTGAAGGACGACTTCGCGCGGTCGCTGGCGGTCTACCGGATGGCGGACGTGGCGCTGGTGAACCCGGTGCGGGACGGGATGAACCTGGTGGCGAAGGAGATCCCGGTGGTGTCGGAGGCGGGGTGCGCGGTGGTGCTGTCCACGGGCGCGGGGGCCTACGAGGAGCTCCGCGAGGACGCGCTGACGGTGAACCCGTACGACGTGTCGGCGACGGCGGAGGCGCTGCACGCGGCGCTGTCCCTGCCGGACGCGGAGCGTGCGGAGCGCACCGAGCGCCTGGCCGCCGCCGCGACGGCCCTCCCTCCGTCGGCCTGGTTCAAGGCTCAGCTCGCGGCCTTGGACTGA
- a CDS encoding cold-shock protein, translating into MAQGTVKWFNAEKGYGFIAVDGGADVFVHYSAIQMDGYRTLEEGQRVEFEISQGQKGPQADMVKLALG; encoded by the coding sequence ATGGCTCAGGGCACCGTCAAGTGGTTCAACGCGGAGAAGGGCTACGGCTTCATCGCGGTCGACGGTGGTGCGGATGTGTTCGTCCACTACAGCGCCATCCAGATGGACGGGTACCGCACCCTTGAAGAGGGTCAGCGGGTCGAGTTCGAGATCTCGCAGGGCCAGAAGGGTCCGCAGGCGGACATGGTCAAGCTCGCGCTCGGCTAG
- a CDS encoding MoaD/ThiS family protein — MSVNVRIPTILRTYTGGQAEVPAEGATLAEVIESLEKNHPGIAARVLDDQGKLRRFVNVYVNDDDVRFEGGLAAVTPDGAGVSIIPAVAGGC; from the coding sequence ATGAGCGTCAACGTCCGCATCCCCACCATCCTGCGCACCTACACCGGCGGTCAGGCCGAGGTCCCGGCCGAGGGCGCGACCCTCGCCGAGGTCATCGAGTCCCTGGAGAAGAACCACCCGGGCATCGCCGCGCGCGTCCTGGACGACCAGGGCAAGCTCCGACGCTTCGTGAACGTCTACGTCAACGACGACGACGTGCGCTTCGAGGGCGGTCTGGCGGCGGTGACGCCGGACGGCGCCGGCGTGTCGATCATCCCGGCCGTCGCGGGCGGCTGCTGA
- a CDS encoding glucosyl-3-phosphoglycerate synthase: MLEEVERWLADRSWSAADRPLDQLLDLKRAAGTTVSVVLPALDEEATVGAIVEVIRRELIEGLPFPLVDELVVVDSGSADRTAEVAAKAGARVVHRDEILPRIPALPGKGEVLWRSLLATSGDVVCFVDADLREFSATFVSGIVGPLLTDPGVQFVKAMYDRPFGTEFDGPAAGRAPGQGGRVTELVARPLLNLHWPQLAGFVQPLGGEYAVRRSLLERLPFPVGYGVELGLLVDALHTVGLDALAQVDVGVRLHRHQDGQALGRMAAAIYRTAQVRLSRGHLVRPELTQFERRPEGFVPRTYAVDTEERPPMVGMKEYGRRHVA; the protein is encoded by the coding sequence GTGCTGGAAGAGGTGGAGCGCTGGCTGGCCGACCGCTCCTGGTCCGCCGCCGACCGACCGCTCGACCAGTTGCTCGACCTCAAACGGGCGGCCGGGACCACGGTCAGCGTGGTGCTGCCCGCGCTGGACGAGGAGGCGACGGTCGGCGCGATCGTCGAGGTCATCCGGCGTGAGCTGATCGAGGGACTGCCGTTCCCGCTCGTCGACGAACTGGTCGTGGTCGACTCCGGCTCGGCCGACCGGACCGCCGAGGTCGCGGCGAAGGCCGGCGCCCGGGTGGTGCACCGCGACGAGATCCTGCCGAGGATCCCGGCACTGCCCGGCAAGGGCGAGGTGCTGTGGCGCTCGCTGCTGGCCACCAGCGGGGACGTCGTCTGCTTCGTGGACGCCGACCTGCGGGAGTTCTCGGCCACCTTCGTCTCCGGAATCGTCGGCCCGCTGCTGACCGACCCCGGCGTGCAGTTCGTCAAGGCGATGTACGACCGCCCGTTCGGCACGGAGTTCGACGGGCCCGCCGCCGGCAGGGCACCGGGCCAGGGCGGGCGGGTCACCGAGCTGGTCGCCCGCCCGCTGCTGAACCTCCACTGGCCGCAGCTGGCCGGCTTCGTCCAGCCGCTGGGCGGCGAGTACGCCGTGCGGCGCTCGCTGCTGGAGCGCCTTCCCTTCCCCGTCGGCTACGGCGTCGAGCTGGGGCTGCTGGTCGACGCGCTGCACACGGTCGGGCTGGACGCGCTGGCCCAGGTGGACGTCGGCGTACGGCTCCACCGCCATCAGGACGGACAGGCGCTGGGCAGGATGGCCGCGGCGATCTACCGCACGGCCCAGGTGCGGCTCTCCCGCGGCCACCTCGTACGGCCGGAGCTGACGCAGTTCGAGCGGCGGCCGGAGGGCTTCGTACCCCGCACGTACGCGGTGGACACCGAGGAGCGGCCGCCGATGGTGGGCATGAAGGAGTACGGCCGGCGCCACGTGGCGTGA